In Xanthomonas campestris pv. phormiicola, the DNA window GTAGGTCAGATGCGTGCCGGGACGATCGAACGGGCGCGCGCTGCGCATGTCGACCACGCCGGACACGCCGCCTTCGAGCATGCTCGCGGTCGGCGTCTTGCTTACCGTCAGCTGGGTGAAGAACTCGGTCGGGAACAGGTTGAGGTCGACCTCGCGGTTCTGGTTCTGCGCGTTGAGGCCGATCGAGGCGGTGGCGATGCTGGCGCCGTTGAGCGTGGTCTTGGTGAAGCTGGTGCCCAGGCCGCGGATGGCGATGTTCAGGCCTTCGCCATTGACGTCGCGCGAGAGCTGCACGCCGGGAATGCGGTTGAGCGACTCGGCGATGTTCATGTCCGGGAACTTGCCGATGTCCTCGGCGAACACGGTGTCGCTGAAGGTCACCGAATCGCGCTTGGCGTCGGTGGAGAACTGGATGCTGCGGCGGTAGCCGGACACGGTGACCGCATCCAGCTGCGTCACCGCATCGTCGCCGGCCGGCGCGGGCGATGGCGCCGCCTGCGCCGCAGGCGCTTGTGCCGGTGGCGTGGTTTGCGCCCAGGCGGCGCCCGCGGCCATGCCGAGCAATGCCGTGGCCAGTGCACGAGACAACGTGGTGCGCGCGTAACTGTTCTTCACCGTGATCCTCCCAAAAAACAGGCGACCTGCGGCTCCGTGAGCGCGACGCGGAGCGACCAGCCGACGAATTGCCCGAGTGACGGAAAAGCGTGCAGCGACTTCGATGCCCGTGCCTGGGCCGTGGCCGCGGATGTTAGCGCTACCAAGATGGCTGTCACGCTGCACGGCAACATAAACCCGGCAGCACCGCTACACATTGCGGAACGCCTGCGCCCGGGTACGGTGGCGGGGCGCCACGCATCGGATGGCGCCATCGCGTTTCGTGCTGCTGTGCACGATGTGTCGCCTGCGGCGGCGCGCCAATGATGGCGCTACCAAACGGCGGCAGCCGCCGCGCCCGTGGGATCGAAGCGTATGCACCGAGCCGGGAACAACGCAGATGGCGTGTTGCACCGCAATATCCGACAGCGTCACACAGGCAGCGCCGCATGCCGACGCCGGCAACTGCAGCACAGCGCGCACTTCGAGCCCGCCATGCCGGTGCCGCGGCCATGAGCCGTCGCCGGGCGCCGATGCCAACGGCCCGCGGCCGGAGCGTCAACCGCGCACGCACGACCCCGATGCTGATCTGCGCGCTGGCGGTGGTGCCGATCGTGTTCGCCGCACGCGCCGCCAACCTGTGGCTGGCGCTGGGATTGGTCGGCCTGGCCACGGCCGCGCACCCGGGCTGGTCGGCGAACCTGTTCACCCTGCCCTCGGACATGTTCCCGCGCCACGCGCTGGCCGCCGTGGTCGGCATCGGCGGCTTCGCCGGCGCGATCGGCGGCATGCCGATCGCCACCTTCATCGGCTTGCTGCTCGAGGCCACCGGCAGTCGTGTTCCGGTGTCGCCGATGACCGGCTCGGCCTACCTGCTGGCGCTGGCGCTGGTGCAATGGCTGGCGCCGCGGCTGCAGCCGGCGCAACTGCAGGAAGATGCGCGATGATGGCGCCGCGCGCGGCCGCGGCCGGTGCTCCCAGCGCCACGCCTGCGCACCGCCACACGGATCGGAGAGACCGCAATGAAGACCGCACCGCTGGTCTCGCTCGCGCTGCTGCTGTCGCTGGCCACTGCCACGCCTGCCGCGCCGCTGGCCGCCGGCAAGCAGAAGTTCCTCGGCAACGCCTACGGCCCACAGCAGGCCCAGGATTTCCTGCGCGACTGGAACAAGCTCACGCCTGAGAACGCCGGCAAGTGGGGCAGCGTGGAGGCGGTGCGCGACCGCATGGACTGGAGCGCGCTGGACCAGGCCTATCGCGTGGCCAAGGACAACCGCCTGCCGTTCCAGATGCACGTGCTGGTGTGGGGCCACCAGCAGCCGGAATGGATCAAGACGCTGCCGCCGGCCGAGCAACGCGCCGAGATCGAACAATGGTTCGCCGCGGTGGCGCAGCGCTATCCGGACATCGATCTGCTGGAAGTGGTCAACGAACCGCTCAACGATCCGCCCGGCAAGGACGACAGCGGCGGCGGCAACTACCTGCAGGCGCTGGGCGGCGACGGCGCCAGCGGCTGGGAGTGGGTGCTGCAATCGTTTCGCCTGGCGCGCCAGCACTTCCCGCATGCCACGCTGATGATCAACGACTACAACATCACCAACAATGCCGACCACACGCGCCGCTACCTGCAGATCGTCCAGCTGCTGCAGCGCGAGCGGTTGATCGATGCGATCGGCGTGCAGGAACATGCGTTCGAAACCGGGCCCGACGTGCCGATGGCCGTGCACCGCGCCAACCTCGACACGCTGGCCGCGACCGGCCTGCCGCTCTACGTCACCGAATTCGACCTGGACGGGCCCAGCGATGCGCAGCAACTGGCCGACTACCAGCGCGTGTTCCCGTTGTTCTGGGAACACCCCGCGGTACGCGGGGTGACCCTGTGGGGCGTGCGCCGCGGCCTGTGGCGCGACAAGGAAGGCGCCTATCTGATCCGCGACGACGGCAGCGAGCGCCCGGCGCTGCGCTGGCTGCGCGCCTACGTCGCGAGCAAGCCCTAGCGCGACGATCGCGTCCGACCCACACCCCTGCCCGATGCCGACCATGCCCCTGTCTTCCCCCGCCCTGTCCCTGCATCCCGACCGCCTGCTGCCACCGGAGCCGGGCATGCGCGCGATCGCGCGCCGCCTGTACGCGCAGGTCGCCGCGCTGCCCATCGTCAGCCCACACGGGCATACCGACCCGGCCTGGTTCGCCACGGACGCGCCGTTCGCCAACGCCACCGAATTGCTGCTGGTGCCCGACCACTACCTGTTCCGCATGCTCTACAGCCAGGGCGTGGACCTGGACGCGCTGGGCATCCCGCGCGCCGACGGCAGCCGCGCCGCGGTGGACCCGCGCGCGGCCTGGCGCGTGTTCGCCGAGCGCTTCCAGCTGCTGCGCGGCACGCCGTCGGCGTTATGGCTGAACCACGTCTTCCACGACGTGTTCGGCCTGCGCGTGCGGCTGGACGCGGCCAGCGCCGATCTGTACTACGACCGTATCGGCGAGGCGCTGCAGACGCCGGCGTTCCGGCCGCGCGCGCTGTTCGAGCGCTTCGGCATCGAAGTGATCGCCACCACCGAGTCGCCGCTGGACCCGCTGCGGCACCACGCCACGATCCGCGCCAGCGGCTGGAACGGGCGGGTGCTCACCGCCTACCGCCCCGACGCGGTGATCGACCCGGAACACGAGCAGTTCCCCGATGCGTTGCGCCGTTTCGGCGAGCTGACCGGCGAGGACGTGGATGCATGGGACGGCTACCTGCGCGCGCATCGCCGGCGGCGTGCGTTCTTCGCGCAGATGGGCGCCACCTCCACCGACCATGGCCACCCCAGCGCGGCCACCGCCGACCTGCCTGCGGCCGCCGCGGCGCGGCTGTTCGCGCGCGTGCGCGGCGGCGGCGCCAGCGCCGAGGACGCCGAACTGTTCCGCGCGCAGATGCTGACCGAGATGGCGGCGATGAGCGTGGACGACGGCCTGGTGATGCAGCTGCACCCGGGCTGTTTCCGCAACCACAACCGCGCCCTGTTCGCGCGCTACGGCCGCGACAAGGGCGCCGACCTGCCGCAGCGCACCGACTACGTGCACGCGCTCAAGCCGCTGCTGGACCGCTTCGGCAACACGCCGGGCTTCACCCTGATCCTGTTCACCCTGGACGAGAGCACCTACGCGCGCGAACTGGCGCCGCTGGCCGGCCACTACCCGGCGCTGCTGCTCGGCCCGGCGTGGTGGTTCCATGACGCGCCGGAAGGCATGTGGCGTTTCCGCGAGCAGACCCTGGCCAGCGCCGGCTTCTACAACACGGTCGGCTTCAACGACGACACCCGCGCGTTCCTGTCGATCCCGGCGCGGCACGACGTCGCGCGCCGCGTCGATTGCGCGTTCCTGGCCAAGCTCGTCGCCGAGCATCGC includes these proteins:
- a CDS encoding endo-1,4-beta-xylanase, which encodes MKTAPLVSLALLLSLATATPAAPLAAGKQKFLGNAYGPQQAQDFLRDWNKLTPENAGKWGSVEAVRDRMDWSALDQAYRVAKDNRLPFQMHVLVWGHQQPEWIKTLPPAEQRAEIEQWFAAVAQRYPDIDLLEVVNEPLNDPPGKDDSGGGNYLQALGGDGASGWEWVLQSFRLARQHFPHATLMINDYNITNNADHTRRYLQIVQLLQRERLIDAIGVQEHAFETGPDVPMAVHRANLDTLAATGLPLYVTEFDLDGPSDAQQLADYQRVFPLFWEHPAVRGVTLWGVRRGLWRDKEGAYLIRDDGSERPALRWLRAYVASKP
- the uxaC gene encoding glucuronate isomerase: MSSPALSLHPDRLLPPEPGMRAIARRLYAQVAALPIVSPHGHTDPAWFATDAPFANATELLLVPDHYLFRMLYSQGVDLDALGIPRADGSRAAVDPRAAWRVFAERFQLLRGTPSALWLNHVFHDVFGLRVRLDAASADLYYDRIGEALQTPAFRPRALFERFGIEVIATTESPLDPLRHHATIRASGWNGRVLTAYRPDAVIDPEHEQFPDALRRFGELTGEDVDAWDGYLRAHRRRRAFFAQMGATSTDHGHPSAATADLPAAAAARLFARVRGGGASAEDAELFRAQMLTEMAAMSVDDGLVMQLHPGCFRNHNRALFARYGRDKGADLPQRTDYVHALKPLLDRFGNTPGFTLILFTLDESTYARELAPLAGHYPALLLGPAWWFHDAPEGMWRFREQTLASAGFYNTVGFNDDTRAFLSIPARHDVARRVDCAFLAKLVAEHRLYEDEAAEVALDLAYRLPKRAYKL